The following DNA comes from Acidimicrobiales bacterium.
GGGTCGGGGCGTCGATCGCCGAGGTCGAGACGTCGTTCATGGCGTCGGCACTGCACCGGGCCAACATCCTGGGCGACTTCAACATGCTGGGCAGCGGCGTGGCCACGGGTGGCGACGGGCGGCTGTGGGTGTCGCAGATCTTCGTCAAGGCGCCTGACCTGGCGCCGGCACCGGTGGTCGAGCCGCCGCCGGTCCCCGCCCCGGCCCCTTCCGCTGCTCCGACCCCCGCTGGGCCACCGCCGACCACGGCCCAGCCTCCTGCGCCGCGGTTCGTTCCGGCCGCCGCCTCCCGATCAGGCACGCGGCCGCACTTCGTGGCACCGCCGGTGTCACCCGCTCCGAAACCCGCACTGGTCGCCCCCCCGGTGCCGACGCGCGGGATCGTCGCAGCCGCCTCCGTGCGGGTGCGCCGCTGGAACAGACCACCGACGGGGTCGGCGGGGTACTGGCTGGCGGCCGCGGACGGCGGCGTGTTCGCCTACGGCCGGGCGCCGTTCTTCCAGTCGCTCGGCGGCCAGGCCCTGAACGCCCCCGTCGTGGCCCTGGCCCCCCTGCGGAGCGGCAGGGGGTACTGGCTGGCATCGGCCGACGGCGGCGTGTTCGCCTTTGGCCGGGCGCGCTTCTTGGACTCGCTGGCCGGGCGCGACCTGCACGCGCCGGTCGTCGACATGGCTGCCGCTCCGTCGGGAACCGGCTACTGGCTGGCATCGGCGGACGGAGGGGTATTCGGGTTCGGGTCGGCCGCGTTCCACGGGTCGCTGGCCGATGAGCACCTCGACGCCCCGGTCGTGCGCATCGCCCCGACGCCCTCTGGGGCGGGGTACTGGCTCGTCACGGCCGACGGTGCGGTGCACGCCTTCGGCGACGCGGCACCGCTGGGTTCGCTGGCCGGGCAGCCGCTGGCCGCCCCGATCGTCAGCGTGCAGCCGACGGCCACCGGGAACGGCTACCGCCTGGTCGCCGCCGACGGAGGCGTCTTCGCCTTCGGCGACGCCGCCTACGCCGGCTCGATGGCAGGCAGGTCGCTCAACGCGCCGATCATCGACATCGCTCCCTCCGCCAGCGGGCACGGGTACCGCCTGGTGGCGGCCGACGGCGGCGTCTTCGCCTTCGGCGATGCGTCGTTCGCCGGCGCCGTGGCGGGTGCGGCACTGAACGCGTGGGCGCCGCGCTCGTAGGCCGGGTCCCTCCCGTCCGTGTAGCAGACTCCGGTCGCATGCAGATCGACTTCAACGGCTCAGAGACCACCAGCCTTGGCGTCGAGATGGAGCTCGAACTGGTCGACGCAGAGACGCGGGAGCTGCGCAGCGCGGCGTCGGAGATCCTCGACGTGCTGGGCGTCGCCCACGGGGACGGCGGCCATCCCAAGGCGAAGCACGAGCTGCTCGAATCGACCATCGAGATCATCACCGGCGTGTGCGCCACGGTTGCCGAGGCACGCGCCGACCTTGCCGCCACCCTGGCCGAGCTCCGCGTGGAGACCGACCGGCGAAACATCGAGATCCTGTGTTCGGGCACGCATCCGTTCTCCCGCTGGGAGGACCAGCAGGTGAGCCCGGACGCCCGCTACCACCAGCTCGTGGAGGAGATGCAGTGGATGGCGCGGCGCCTCCAGATCTTCGGCATCCACGTCCACGTCGGCGTCCGCACGGCCGAGAAGGCCATCGCCATCGCCAACGCGCTGTCGTCCTACATCCCACACTTCCTCGGGCTGTCGGCATCGAGCCCGTTCTGGATGGGCAGGGACACCGGTCTCGCATCCGCACGCTCGAAGGTGTTCGAGGGCCTGCCCACCGCCGGCCTCCCGTACCAGCTGTCGGGGTGGGCGGAGTTCGAGCGCTTCATGACCACCCTCATCTCGGCCAAGGCGATCAGCTCGATTCGTGAGGTCTGGTGGGACATCCGTCCGCACCCGAACTTCGGCACCGTGGAGCTGCGAATCTGCGACGGCCTGCCGACGCTGCGCGAGGTGGCGTCGGTGGCCGCCATGAGCCACTGCCTGGTGGAGTGGATGAGCGGTGTGTACGACCGCGACGGGCAGCTGCCGGTGCACCGGGGTTGGATCATCCGCGACAACAAGTGGCGGGCGGCCCGCTACGGCGTGGATGCCGACATCATCGTGGACGACGACGGCCGGCTCGTGCCGCTCCGCCTCGCCATCGCCGACCTGGTGGACCAGCTGTCGCCCCTGGCCGAGCGACTGGGGTGCGCCGCCGAGTTGGAGCACGCCCTCGTCATGGCGGAGCGGCCGAGCTATGTCCGCCAGCGGGAGGCGGCGGCCGCCGCCGGCGGCTCGCTCGTCGCCGTGGTCGACAGCCTCGTCCAGGAGCTGCACACCGATGAGCCGTGGGTCGCCGCCGAGACGGGCGCCGCCCGCTCGTCGTGATCGCCTCGCCGTCGGGCCACCGCTGGCACAATCAGGGGCCGGGACCAGGGCACCCAGGTGGTCGGCAGTCCCGATGGAGGAGGACAGGTGGACGACGAGGACGACCCGGCACCGGTGACCCGCTCCGCGGCAGGTGACGACGGGACGAGCGCCGTGCTCTACGGCATGTTCACCTCGTTCACCGAGGTGATCGGCAGGCTCGACGGTCGCTTGCAGGCCATGGAGGTGGCCTTGCGGTCAGGTCCCCGGGACGTGACCGGGCGACTGGACGATCTCGACGGCCGCCTGCGCGCCATCGATGCCGCAGTCACGCAGCTGGCCGACGCCGTCCGGCTCCAGCCCCGCCAGGCCGAGGCACCGCCCGCCGGGGGGCCGGGCGAGGTGGCCGAGCTCGCCGCCGTGGTCCGGGCCCAGTCGGAGCAGCTCGACCGGCGCATCGGCGCGCTGGCCGCCGCCATCGACGACCTGCGCGCCCTGCTCCAAGCCCACGCGGACGACGCTGCGCACTCCCTGGGGCGACGGGCCGGGGAAGCCGGTCGTCGCCTGGCCGCCGACCTCGGGCTGCGGACCCGTCCCAAGGGGCCATCGAGCGACCGCTGACGGCCCGCGATCACGGCGCCGCTCACAGCGCTCGGGACCCCGAGCTCCACAGCGTGGGGAGCAGCCAGAAGAACAGCCCGGCCGGCAGCAGCGCAGCGGGGTTCGAGAGGCCCTTCTTCGTACCGCCGAGGGCGGCGAGGGCGAAACAGGCGGCGGCGGCGAGGTAGCAGATGAACTCGACGGTGGGGTCCATGGCTGCGCCAGTCTTCCCCAGCGGCCCGGCCCGGCGGTGGACCCGCGACGCCGTCAGATCACGACCCGCAGGAGCTCCTCGAAGGTGGTCTGTCCGAGGGCGGCCTTGTGCAGGCCGTCGCGGCGCAGGGGCGTCATGCCGAGGCCGACGGCCCGGTCACGCACGGCATCGGACAACGCGCGACCGAGCACCAGGTGGGCCAGGTCCTCCGTGAACGGCATGACCTCGTGGATGGCGAACCGCCCGCGATAGCCCGAGCGCGAGCAGCGGGCGCATCCGACGGCGCGATGGAACATCGGCTGGGGGACGGCATCGGCGAGGCGTTCGTCCCACCCGGCGGCCTCCAGCTCGCTCGGCTCTGGCTCGTACGGCTCCTTGCACCGGTCGCACAGCCGGCGCACCAGGCGCTGGGCCAGCACCCCCGTCAGCGCCGAGGTCACGAGGAAGGGCTCGACGCCCATGTCGATCAGCCGGGCCGGTGTGGAGGCGGCGTCGTTGGTGTGGACGGTGGACAGCACCAGGTGCCCGGTGAGCGCAGCCTCGACGGCGATGGTGGCCGTCTCCCTGTCCCGGATCTCGCCCACCATCACGACGTCGGGATCGGCCCGGACGATGGAGCGCAGGGCGCTGGCGAAGGTGAGGCCGGCCTTGCGGTTCACCTGGACCTGCTTGATCCCGGCCAGGTTGTACTCGACCGGGTCCTCGACGGTCACGATGTTCCGCTCGGGTCCGTGCAGCTCGGTGAGGGCCGCGTACAGGCTGGTCGTCTTGCCCGACCCGGTCGGCCCGGTGACGAGGAGGGCGCCCCAGGGCCGCTGGTAGCAGCTGCGGAACGCAGCCAGCGTCTCGGGCAGGAATCCGAGGTCGCCGACCTCCAGGAGACCGCCGCTGCTGTCGAGGATGCGCACGACCAGCGCCTCGCCGTGCGTCGTGGGGAGGGTGACCAGGCGCAGGTCCACGTTCCCGACGGCCAGGGCCAACGTCACCCGCCCGTCCTGCGGGAGGCGGCGCTCGGCGATGTCGAGCTCGCCCATGATCTTCATGCGGCTCACCACGCTGGAGCGGATGGAGTGCGGGACCGTCATGACGTCGTGCAGCACGCCGTCGACACGGAATCGGATGCGAAGCTCGCGCTCGCCCGGCTCGAAGTGGACGTCGGAGACCCGCTCCGCCACGGCCCGGCTCAGGAGCTCGTTGACGAACTGCACCACCGGGCCGTCCGCTTCGTCGCGGACGGTCGACGCCACGGTGTCGGCATCCTTCTCCTCGGCCGTGTCGGACGCCAGGCGCATCGTGTCCTCGGCCTTGAAGCTCCACACCATGTCGAGGGCGCGTACCAGCTGCCCGGGATCCGCCAGGACGGCCTTCACGGGCGAACCGGTCATGCTGCGCATGTCGTCGAGGGCGAAGACGTCGGACGGGTTCGCCATGGCGACCACGAGCCGCTCGCCGTCCCAGCGGATGGGCAGGGCCAGATGACGCCGTGCGAACGACTCGCGCAGGAGCCGGCCGGCGGTGAAGTCG
Coding sequences within:
- a CDS encoding CAP domain-containing protein yields the protein MRTSTTLRGSPRGSSARILGLVSLVVLVAAAALGAAALPTAAGPASSGVDAARAASGLEPLATSAGLDAIAARHAADMAAKGTLFHMVSVTSAVASVVPSWTRIGQNVGVGASIAEVETSFMASALHRANILGDFNMLGSGVATGGDGRLWVSQIFVKAPDLAPAPVVEPPPVPAPAPSAAPTPAGPPPTTAQPPAPRFVPAAASRSGTRPHFVAPPVSPAPKPALVAPPVPTRGIVAAASVRVRRWNRPPTGSAGYWLAAADGGVFAYGRAPFFQSLGGQALNAPVVALAPLRSGRGYWLASADGGVFAFGRARFLDSLAGRDLHAPVVDMAAAPSGTGYWLASADGGVFGFGSAAFHGSLADEHLDAPVVRIAPTPSGAGYWLVTADGAVHAFGDAAPLGSLAGQPLAAPIVSVQPTATGNGYRLVAADGGVFAFGDAAYAGSMAGRSLNAPIIDIAPSASGHGYRLVAADGGVFAFGDASFAGAVAGAALNAWAPRS
- a CDS encoding glutamate--cysteine ligase, giving the protein MQIDFNGSETTSLGVEMELELVDAETRELRSAASEILDVLGVAHGDGGHPKAKHELLESTIEIITGVCATVAEARADLAATLAELRVETDRRNIEILCSGTHPFSRWEDQQVSPDARYHQLVEEMQWMARRLQIFGIHVHVGVRTAEKAIAIANALSSYIPHFLGLSASSPFWMGRDTGLASARSKVFEGLPTAGLPYQLSGWAEFERFMTTLISAKAISSIREVWWDIRPHPNFGTVELRICDGLPTLREVASVAAMSHCLVEWMSGVYDRDGQLPVHRGWIIRDNKWRAARYGVDADIIVDDDGRLVPLRLAIADLVDQLSPLAERLGCAAELEHALVMAERPSYVRQREAAAAAGGSLVAVVDSLVQELHTDEPWVAAETGAARSS
- a CDS encoding GspE/PulE family protein, coding for DFTAGRLLRESFARRHLALPIRWDGERLVVAMANPSDVFALDDMRSMTGSPVKAVLADPGQLVRALDMVWSFKAEDTMRLASDTAEEKDADTVASTVRDEADGPVVQFVNELLSRAVAERVSDVHFEPGERELRIRFRVDGVLHDVMTVPHSIRSSVVSRMKIMGELDIAERRLPQDGRVTLALAVGNVDLRLVTLPTTHGEALVVRILDSSGGLLEVGDLGFLPETLAAFRSCYQRPWGALLVTGPTGSGKTTSLYAALTELHGPERNIVTVEDPVEYNLAGIKQVQVNRKAGLTFASALRSIVRADPDVVMVGEIRDRETATIAVEAALTGHLVLSTVHTNDAASTPARLIDMGVEPFLVTSALTGVLAQRLVRRLCDRCKEPYEPEPSELEAAGWDERLADAVPQPMFHRAVGCARCSRSGYRGRFAIHEVMPFTEDLAHLVLGRALSDAVRDRAVGLGMTPLRRDGLHKAALGQTTFEELLRVVI